A genomic window from Quercus lobata isolate SW786 chromosome 10, ValleyOak3.0 Primary Assembly, whole genome shotgun sequence includes:
- the LOC115962952 gene encoding uncharacterized protein LOC115962952, with amino-acid sequence MVRKKDRFWEHVEKQNNGCFKCKYCESIFAGGATRIKYHLAGAKGHDINICTKVPKEVQEEASLTIGEPNKKVKGASTSNKDNERKISSTLISKDDMLSGVFEKSKAEYIAEILLGVFMEGLLAKLRSIFVEQHISIELGFKEGLTDLFSLLTKIQLVLNGVEKRQASDEFLRSWLEELRRVA; translated from the exons atggttcGAAAGAAAGATCGATTTTGGGAGCatgttgaaaaacaaaataatggttGTTTCAAATGTAAGTATTGTGAAAGTATTTTTGCTGGGGGTGCTACAAGGATTAAATATCACTTGGCTGGAGCAAAGGGTCACGATATTAATATTTGTACAAAAGTGCCTAAAGAGGTCCAAGAGGAAGCTTCTCTAACAATTGGTGAACCTAACAAAAAGGTTAAGGGTGCATCAACTTCAAACAAGGATAACGAGAGAAAAATCAGCTCAACTTTAATATCAAAGGATGACATGTTAAGCGGAGTGTTTGAAAAG AGTAAGGCAGAATACATAGCTGAAATTTTACTTGGTGTTTTTATGGAGGGACTTCTAGCCAAGTTGAGATCAATTTTTGTAGAGCAACACATTAGTATTGAGTTGGGTTTCAAGGAAGGGCTAACAGACCTTTTTAGCTTGTTAACCAAAATTCAACTTGTGTTAAATGGTGTTGAGAAAAGACAAGCAAGTGATGAGTTTCTGAGGAGTTGGTTAGAAGAGCTTAGACGTGTTGCTTAa
- the LOC115965267 gene encoding putative disease resistance protein RGA3, whose product MANEIKIICKSLNRLKGDIASYEFRAEFENLIPEISFNMEIDSFLNDSKVNQNFKNNIVEATYCDRVTEITKTFTQYELTEYECWLKFKKRASANERLLALDLEKIGKEIVKKCKRVPWAVEFLGRIMYFIHDKGEWLSIQNNKNWDLLDNRNNGVFHILKLGHDHLRTPSLKRCFAYCAVFPKDYNMKKDEVIQHWMAEGFLEPSKEGNTVMEDIGNAYFNILLATSFFQNARKDACGDIISCKMNNLVHDFAFSISKFEILILKGDSVDNVSKVQPLFVRSDGKTRPRTSFSGDSSIKMRTLISENLDFDDISSNFKCLRVLKLSGHSIIRLPNSIEQLINLRLLHILHTEIEEFPKSITKLYNLQTLRIEDCPKLMKLSEDLCNLINLRHISINIGLLIKSWYRDSLLKNMGRLTCLQTLNSFSVGRDEGYRIKEMGPLKNLRGEINIYNLETVKDEEEAKSAKLKEKEIFKLGLFWSRFHGQLDRYDKDEKVLEGLHPPPNLKSLTIAWYGGKKFPSWVNDLSLFHNLIHIILNSCEECEEVPTLGHLPCLRVLEIEGMGKVRSIGSEFYGNSDGSYRNATTLFPALRILKLEYMSNLEEWKDAGEVLSVFPCLEELTIRYCEKLRYLPDSLHTCISLWDLVVVRCTNLRYLPSVPSVIRHLEIIGCDIDELPMKLQFCTSLQYLKIEKCLNLKFIPESLRTCQKFVVQDSPELRYLPDVPSGIQHLEIIRCGINELPSGLQSCASLQYLEIRKCQNLKSIPDLGEVFHSLINLKISNCPDLRLKLLREGRLKTLVIGGFIEELDAFPSLRYPFIQYSHTSLKKLILRGRPTLNSLPNEIQLFTALEELRIQNFNGMEALPDWLGNLSCLQKLSLDYCKKLIEKMGRRERR is encoded by the exons ATGGCAAACGAAATTAAGATTATCTGCAAATCATTAAATAGACTTAAAGGTGACATTGCTAGTTATGAATTTCGAGCAGAGTTTGAGAATTTGATTCCTGAGATTAGCTTTAACATGGAGATAGACTCCTTCCTCAATGATTCAAAAGttaaccaaaattttaaaaataacattgtTGAAGCAACCTATTGTGATAGAGTGACAGAAATCACGAAGACTTTTACTCAATATGAATTAACAGAATATGAATGTTGGctcaaattcaagaaaagagcATCTGCAAATGAAAGACTTCTAGCTCTAGATTTGGAGAAAATTGGAAAGGAGAttgttaaaaaatgtaaaagggTTCCATGGGCTGTAGAATTTTTAGGGAGAATAATGTACTTTATACATGATAAAGGTGAATGGCtatcaattcaaaataataaaaattgggattTACTGGACAATAGAAATAATGGAGTGTTTCACATATTAAAGTTAGGCCATGATCATCTTCGAACACCATCTTTGAAACGATGTTTCGCATACTGTGCAGTTTTCCCTAAAGATTATAACATGAAAAAGGATGAAGTAATTCAGCATTGGATGGCTGAAGGGTTCCTTGAACCATCAAAAGAAGGTAATACAGTGATGGAAGATATTGGTAACGCgtatttcaatattttgttgGCTACTTCCTTTTTCCAAAATGCTAGAAAGGATGCCTGTGGTGATATTATTAGTTGCAAAATGAATAATTTGGTGCATGATTTTgccttttcaatttcaaaatttgaaattctaattttgaAGGGAGATTCTGTGGATAATGTTAGTAAAGTACAACCTTTATTTGTCCGATCTGATGGCAAAACAAGACCAAGAACTTCATTTAGTGGAGATAGTTCCATAAAAATGCGCACATTAATTTCAGAAAATCTAGACTTTGATGACATCTCATCAAATTTTAAATGCTTACGTGTTTTAAAATTATCCGGGCATAGTATAATAAGGTTGCCAAATTCAATTGAGCAGTTGATAAATTTGAGGCTTCTTCACATCTTGCACACTGAAATTGAGGAATTTCCAAAATCCATTACCAAACTCTACAATTTGCAAACTTTAAGAATCGAAGATTGCCCTAAACTCATGAAGCTTTCAGAAGACCTATGCAATTTGATTAACTTGAGACATATTAGTATTAATATTGGTCTTTTGATAAAGTCATGGTACAGAGATAGTCTACTAAAAAATATGGGACGGTTGACTTGCCTTCAAACATTGAATTCTTTTAGTGTGGGTCGAGATGAAGGTTATAGGATTAAAGAAATGGGACCCTTAAAGAATCTCAGAGGAGAAATAAACATATACAATTTAGAGACGGTGAAAGATgaggaagaagccaaaagtgcaaaattaaaagaaaaggaaatattcAAGTTGGGATTATTTTGGAGTCGTTTTCATGGACAATTGGATAGGTATGATAAAGATGAAAAGGTGTTGGAAGGCCTCCATCCTCCCCCAAATTTGAAAAGCTTAACAATCGCATGGTATGGAGGAAAGAAATTCCCCTCTTGGGTTAATGATTTGTCGCTATTTCACAATCTGATTCATATCATATTGAATTCGTGTGAGGAATGTGAAGAAGTTCCCACTCTCGGGCATTTACCCTGTCTTAGGGTTCTTGAAATAGAAGGAATGGGGAAGGTAAGAAGTATAGGAAGTGAGTTTTACGGTAACAGTGATGGGAGTTATAGAAATGCTACTACATTATTTCCGGCATTGAGAATACTCAAATTGGAGTACATGAGTAATCTAGAAGAGTGGAAGGATGCAGGTGAGGTGTTGTCGGTGTTTCCTTGCCTTGAGGAGTTGACCATACGATACTGTGAGAAACTGAGATATTTGCCAGACTCACTGCATACCTGCATTTCCCTTTGGGATTTGGTAGTAGTGCGTTGTACTAACCTGAGGTATTTGCCAAGTGTCCCGTCAGTTATTCGACACTTGGAGATAATAGGGTGTGATATTGATGAACTACCCATGAAGCTACAATTCTGTACATCTCTTCAATATTTGAAGATTGAGAAATGTCTGAATCTGAAATTTATTCCAGAATCACTGCGCACCTGCCAGAAGTTTGTAGTACAGGATTCTCCTGAGCTGAGGTATTTGCCAGATGTCCCGTCAGGTATTCAACACTTGGAGATAATAAGGTGTGGTATTAATGAACTACCCAGTGGGCTACAATCCTGTGCATCTCTTCAGTATTTGGAGATTAGGAAATGTCAAAATCTGAAATCAATTCCAGATTTAGGGGAAGTATTTCATTctcttattaatttaaaaattagcaACTGTCCTGATCTAAGACTGAAGCTTTTGCGAGAAGGCCGCTTAAAGACTTTGGTAATCGGTGGGTTTATTGAAGAGTTGGATGCTTTCCCAAGTCTGCGTTATCCTTTCATTCAATACTCACACACGTCCCTCAAAAAGCTAATATTGCGTGGGAGGCCTACACTCAACTCTCTCCCGAACGAAATTCAACTCTTCACTGCCCTTGAAGAGCTGCGGATACAGAACTTTAACGGAATGGAAGCTTTGCCTGATTGGCTAGGCAATCTTTCTTGTCTTCAAAAGCTGTCTCTTGACTATTGCAAAAAGCTGAT AGAAAAGATGGGCAGAAGGGAGCGGCGTTGA
- the LOC115965266 gene encoding uncharacterized protein LOC115965266, with translation MSVAQPLAENSNSEPKRVRIEIQPVLSFSDEDKVGTIHPHDDALMITLRIRGYDVKRVLVDQGSGEEIMYPDLYKGLNLKPEDLIGYDLRLLGFDGKVVIPRGQIRLPVQAGSEVVEVDFIVVDAYSPYTAIVARPWLHALGAVSSTLYLKVKYLSGDQVEKLVGSQYVTRQCLVAAIMHQPKAGSSASTDKGL, from the coding sequence ATGTCTGTAGCTCAGCCGCTTGCTGAGAACTCCAACTCTGAGCCGAAGAGAGTCAGGATAGAAATCCAACCAGTATTAAGTTTCTCGGATGAGGACAAGGTGGGCACcatacatccacatgatgatgccCTAATGATCACCCTCAGGATAAgagggtatgatgtgaagagggtgTTGGTGGATCAAGGCAGTGGGGAAGAAATTATGTACCCTGATTTATATAAGGGGCTAAACTTGAAACCTGAGGATTTGATAGGTTATGATTTACGTCTATTGGGCTTTGATGGTAAAGTTGTTATCCCAAGGGGCCAGATTAGACTACCCGTGCAGGCAGGTtcagaggtggtggaggtggacttcattgtggtTGATGCTTACTCTCCCTACACTGCCATTGTGGcaagaccttggcttcatgccctGGGGGCTGTTTCTTCCACCCTCTACTTGAAAGTGAAATATCTGTCCGGGGATCAGGTTGAGAAGCTGGTTGGGAGTCAGTACGTGACTAGGCAGTGCTTGGTGGCTGCAATTATGCATCAGCCTAAAGCTGGGTCCTCGGCCTCTACTGATAAgggtttatag